A window of Mucilaginibacter sp. PAMC 26640 contains these coding sequences:
- a CDS encoding TonB-dependent receptor, with amino-acid sequence MNKLLQILLPMLFCVSIANAAKIKAHVYDKQTGEPLVGATVFIEKTGKATSTGLDGTFEFKGVAVGPAVIRVSYITYKTITLNVVVEEKDNDHLKIYMEPAGKDLTEITVSARAGGVTDRDARRLEQNASQVMNIVSGKSIEISPDLTVANVLQRVSGVSIERNSNGDGQYAILRGMDKRYNYTLVNGVKIPSPDNRYRYVPLDLFPSDLLDRLEVYKTLTPNLEGDAVGGVVNMVMKNAPDRFQVNANFSGGYNQLFFDRDFLSYNSSAVNHKSPYELNGRSYNATQNDFPKATLDYTSKKPAPNMVGSLSIGQRFFDSKLGVIVAGSYQNTYRGSNSTFYNSAVNGTDAYAVITSKSDRQYSEQQQRLGLHGKVDYAFDKNNKLSLYNVYVNLKNIQVRDAVSTTYNGQYDPAAGNAELGYSTRSRLTKQQIYNSTLHGDHKLFDNKFKIGWSAVYSTAQNDVPDNTTISLNGIRQNNVDKRTSLVNTSPVQHRWERNTDEDKAGYLDLTYTVLFGKTKVDFSAGGLYRDKQRSSFFNQYTLAPTAANANLQYGVDFQKYSDLNLLVTNPTGAVSNPLTYDATEKTAAGYGMFKLTSDALELIGGARVEHTNQGYNLLFPAGEKSPTGSQIYTDVLPSLTLKYHLTDKTQLHASYYKALNRPGFYEIVPSKIVNEEYQERGNPNLKRALADNYDLRYELFPGASEQLLVGAFYKKIKDPIEYTFQPDATRGQDVYYSPGNFGTANNYGAEIDYIKYFNKFGIKANYTYTHSRITTPKTSRRINATSGDIEAFLVNQSRPLYGQSEHIANISLLYKDTKKGWDIQVAGAYTGPRINTVSQFLNNDLWQQGFIQMDASAEKRFKHGYSVFLKAGNILNTPAKLFIKGTNAANDVIKENLVSNGHTLIRSDYYEQSYLLGVRYKFN; translated from the coding sequence ATGAACAAACTTTTACAAATTCTATTGCCCATGCTGTTTTGCGTTAGTATTGCAAACGCAGCTAAGATCAAAGCGCACGTTTACGATAAGCAAACCGGTGAGCCATTGGTGGGCGCAACCGTGTTTATTGAGAAAACCGGAAAAGCAACCAGCACCGGGTTGGATGGTACCTTTGAGTTTAAAGGTGTAGCGGTTGGTCCTGCGGTTATCCGTGTTTCATACATCACCTATAAAACTATAACGCTAAACGTTGTAGTTGAAGAAAAAGATAACGACCATCTTAAGATTTATATGGAGCCTGCCGGTAAAGATCTCACTGAAATTACCGTAAGCGCAAGAGCAGGCGGCGTTACGGATCGGGATGCACGCCGGCTTGAGCAAAATGCCAGCCAGGTGATGAATATTGTATCCGGCAAGTCGATCGAGATCTCTCCCGATCTGACTGTCGCAAACGTTCTTCAGCGCGTATCGGGGGTTTCAATCGAGCGTAACAGCAATGGCGATGGCCAGTATGCCATTCTTCGCGGTATGGATAAGCGTTACAATTATACACTGGTTAATGGCGTAAAGATCCCGAGTCCGGACAACCGTTACCGCTACGTACCGTTGGATCTTTTCCCATCCGACTTGTTAGACCGCCTGGAAGTATACAAAACCCTGACGCCTAATTTGGAAGGTGACGCAGTGGGTGGCGTGGTAAACATGGTAATGAAAAACGCGCCGGATCGTTTCCAGGTGAACGCAAACTTCAGCGGCGGTTATAATCAACTGTTTTTCGACCGGGATTTTTTAAGCTATAATTCGTCGGCTGTAAATCACAAATCGCCTTATGAATTAAATGGCCGCAGCTACAACGCTACGCAAAATGATTTCCCTAAAGCTACGCTGGATTACACATCAAAAAAGCCTGCGCCTAATATGGTCGGCAGTTTATCCATCGGGCAGCGTTTTTTTGACAGCAAACTGGGTGTTATCGTAGCAGGAAGTTATCAAAATACTTATCGCGGCAGCAACAGTACGTTCTACAATTCTGCAGTGAACGGGACCGATGCCTATGCCGTTATTACCAGCAAGAGCGACCGCCAATATTCGGAGCAGCAGCAGCGCCTTGGTTTACACGGCAAGGTTGACTATGCATTTGATAAAAACAACAAGCTAAGCTTATACAATGTATATGTAAATCTGAAGAACATCCAGGTGCGCGATGCGGTAAGCACCACGTATAATGGGCAATATGACCCTGCTGCAGGTAACGCCGAACTTGGGTACAGTACACGCAGCCGTTTAACCAAACAGCAGATCTATAATAGCACCTTACATGGCGATCATAAACTGTTTGATAATAAATTTAAGATCGGCTGGTCGGCAGTTTACTCAACCGCACAAAACGATGTGCCAGACAATACGACAATCAGCCTAAACGGCATCCGCCAGAATAATGTAGATAAACGCACATCACTGGTGAACACTTCACCGGTACAGCACCGTTGGGAGCGTAATACCGATGAGGACAAGGCCGGCTACCTGGACCTTACCTACACGGTATTGTTTGGTAAAACCAAGGTTGATTTCAGCGCGGGAGGCTTATATCGTGATAAGCAACGCAGCAGTTTCTTTAACCAGTATACACTGGCGCCAACTGCAGCAAACGCCAACCTGCAATACGGTGTTGATTTTCAAAAGTACTCAGATCTGAACCTTCTTGTTACCAACCCAACCGGAGCAGTAAGTAATCCGCTTACTTATGATGCGACCGAAAAAACTGCGGCTGGATACGGTATGTTTAAATTAACATCAGATGCGCTTGAATTAATTGGCGGTGCCCGTGTAGAACACACCAATCAGGGCTACAATTTATTATTCCCTGCCGGAGAAAAATCCCCAACAGGCAGCCAGATCTATACGGATGTATTGCCAAGCCTAACCCTGAAATATCACTTAACTGATAAAACCCAGTTACACGCTTCATACTACAAAGCGCTTAACCGCCCGGGTTTTTACGAAATTGTACCAAGTAAAATTGTTAATGAAGAATACCAGGAACGCGGTAACCCGAACCTGAAAAGGGCGCTTGCCGATAATTACGACCTGCGCTACGAACTATTTCCGGGTGCTTCCGAGCAATTATTGGTTGGCGCGTTCTACAAAAAAATCAAGGATCCGATAGAATACACCTTTCAGCCGGATGCAACCCGCGGTCAGGACGTGTATTACAGCCCGGGTAATTTTGGTACTGCCAATAACTATGGTGCCGAGATTGATTACATTAAATACTTTAATAAATTCGGTATCAAAGCCAACTACACCTATACACATTCGCGCATTACCACGCCAAAAACCTCAAGAAGGATTAATGCTACCAGCGGCGATATTGAGGCTTTTTTAGTAAACCAGTCGCGCCCGCTTTATGGTCAGTCTGAGCATATTGCTAACATTTCCCTGCTTTATAAAGACACCAAGAAAGGTTGGGACATCCAGGTTGCAGGTGCTTATACCGGCCCACGCATTAATACGGTATCGCAGTTTCTCAATAATGATCTGTGGCAGCAAGGCTTTATCCAAATGGATGCTTCAGCAGAGAAACGCTTTAAACACGGTTACAGTGTATTTCTTAAAGCGGGCAACATCCTGAATACGCCAGCCAAATTATTTATAAAAGGTACCAATGCGGCTAATGATGTTATTAAAGAAAACCTGGTCTCAAACGGCCATACTCTCATCCGCAGTGATTATTACGAGCAAAGTTACTTATTGGGTGTACGGTATAAATTCAATTAA
- a CDS encoding alcohol dehydrogenase codes for MEYRELGKSGLLVHPLVFGGNVFGWTADEKTSFSLLDAFIDEGFNFVDTADVYSYWVPGHSGGESEIIIGKWFKQGGRRDKVILATKVGKPMGEGKKGLSKAYITSAVEASLKRLQTDYIDLYQSHDDDADTPLLETMEAFNDLIKQGKVRAIGASNFKADRLREALQVSKDNGLARYESLQPEYNLYDREDYETQYESLCRENNLGVISYFSLASGFLTGKYRSENDLGKSQRGGGVKKYLNGRGYKILAALDKVAGEHNAAPAAIALAWVMARPGITGPIASATSVHQLKETSKAAELQLSPQQIELLTTASNY; via the coding sequence ATGGAATACAGGGAATTAGGAAAATCTGGCTTATTAGTTCATCCATTAGTGTTTGGCGGGAACGTTTTCGGTTGGACTGCCGACGAAAAAACATCGTTTTCGTTGCTGGATGCATTCATTGATGAGGGGTTTAACTTTGTTGACACTGCCGATGTATACTCTTACTGGGTGCCAGGCCATAGCGGTGGCGAATCTGAAATAATTATAGGTAAATGGTTTAAACAAGGCGGCAGGCGAGATAAAGTTATTTTGGCTACCAAAGTTGGGAAACCCATGGGGGAAGGCAAAAAGGGCCTTTCGAAAGCTTATATTACCAGTGCCGTAGAAGCTTCGTTGAAACGATTACAGACCGACTATATAGATCTTTATCAATCGCATGACGATGATGCAGATACGCCACTGCTGGAAACAATGGAAGCTTTTAACGATTTGATCAAACAGGGTAAGGTTCGTGCCATCGGCGCATCAAATTTTAAAGCCGACAGGTTACGCGAGGCGCTTCAGGTAAGCAAAGATAACGGCTTGGCCCGTTATGAAAGTTTGCAGCCGGAATATAACCTTTATGACCGTGAAGATTATGAAACGCAATACGAGTCTTTGTGCCGTGAAAATAACCTGGGAGTAATTTCTTACTTTTCCTTGGCAAGCGGTTTCCTTACCGGAAAATATCGGTCTGAAAACGACTTGGGTAAAAGCCAGCGTGGCGGAGGTGTTAAAAAATACCTTAATGGGCGCGGATATAAGATCCTGGCGGCGCTTGACAAGGTGGCGGGCGAACATAATGCCGCACCAGCAGCCATCGCGCTGGCTTGGGTAATGGCAAGGCCGGGCATTACGGGGCCTATTGCCAGCGCTACCAGCGTTCATCAATTAAAAGAAACAAGCAAAGCCGCTGAATTGCAGCTCAGCCCGCAGCAGATAGAATTACTGACCACGGCCAGTAACTACTAA
- a CDS encoding S26 family signal peptidase — MNWKFLSRKKEAEAIKPKKSKTREWLDAIIFALVASTIIRGLLFSAFAIPSASMEGSLMTGDYLFVSKLSYGARMPITPVAVPFLESTISGTQIKTYWDGLQLPYYRLPGFGDVQRGDAVVFNYPAETVPRPVDMRVHYIKRCVGLPGETITIVNGQAYADGKFVNNAPEAQTSSIVTTNGTPINPELIQNLKIEVRQQLDANSYEMVIPAASYAELKNNVKDIKPVIEPKDLADQRVFPQSDLFKWNEDNFGPILVPKKGTVIKLNDSTIALYSRAIEVYEHNKLEVKGKEVYINDKKADTYTFKMGYYWMMGDNRHNSEDSRFWGFVPEDHIVGKAVITWMSIDSTESFLSKIRWNRIFRPIPSVKQ, encoded by the coding sequence ATGAATTGGAAGTTTTTATCCCGCAAAAAAGAAGCAGAAGCTATTAAGCCAAAGAAAAGCAAAACGCGGGAATGGCTGGATGCTATTATTTTTGCGCTGGTAGCTTCTACCATTATCCGGGGCCTTTTATTTTCGGCCTTTGCTATTCCGTCGGCCTCTATGGAGGGCAGCTTAATGACTGGTGATTACCTTTTCGTAAGCAAACTATCTTACGGGGCACGCATGCCAATAACGCCTGTAGCAGTTCCTTTTTTAGAATCTACCATCAGTGGCACGCAAATTAAAACGTATTGGGATGGCCTGCAATTACCTTATTACCGGCTGCCGGGTTTTGGAGATGTACAAAGAGGTGATGCGGTAGTATTTAATTACCCGGCAGAAACTGTGCCCCGCCCCGTTGATATGCGCGTGCACTATATTAAGCGCTGCGTTGGCCTGCCAGGAGAAACGATTACGATTGTGAACGGACAAGCTTATGCCGATGGTAAATTTGTAAATAACGCCCCGGAAGCCCAAACATCCTCTATCGTTACCACTAACGGCACGCCCATAAATCCTGAACTCATTCAAAATCTAAAAATAGAAGTGCGCCAACAGCTGGATGCCAACAGTTATGAAATGGTCATTCCGGCGGCTAGCTATGCCGAATTAAAAAACAATGTTAAGGACATTAAACCGGTTATTGAACCAAAAGACCTGGCAGATCAGCGCGTTTTCCCTCAAAGTGACTTGTTTAAATGGAACGAGGATAACTTTGGGCCGATACTGGTACCGAAAAAAGGAACGGTAATTAAATTAAATGACTCTACCATAGCGCTATACAGCCGCGCCATCGAAGTGTATGAGCATAACAAGCTGGAAGTAAAAGGCAAAGAGGTATACATCAACGATAAAAAAGCCGACACCTATACCTTTAAAATGGGGTATTATTGGATGATGGGTGATAACCGGCACAACTCAGAAGATTCCCGCTTTTGGGGATTTGTTCCTGAGGACCATATTGTAGGTAAGGCGGTAATAACGTGGATGAGCATCGACAGTACGGAATCTTTCCTCAGCAAGATCCGCTGGAACAGGATCTTCAGGCCGATACCAAGTGTGAAGCAATAG
- a CDS encoding 3-phytase, whose protein sequence is MSTNAQKDASSVAISPLIKPAVITEPVKYDTDDPAIWVNKSDPSKSLVIGTDKDADGALYVYDLNGKIVADKVVHGLKRPNNVDLAYGLMLGGKPTDIAITTERLSHKLRIYSLPDMKPVDNGGIEVFVGEEGFEYRDLMGISIYTAKDGEMYAIAGRKNGPKTGGYLWQYLLTDDGTGNVKATLVRKFGEYSGKKEIEAIMVDNELGYIYYSDEQTGVRQYYADPKKGDKQLAIFGTTGFKADHEGISLYKTTDSTGYILVSDQGASRFQVFSREGTKAKPFEHQLLKIANVAAQQSDGSDVVNMPLNNTFKHGLFVAMSNDKTFHFYRWEDIAGKDLVVKAK, encoded by the coding sequence ATGTCAACAAATGCGCAAAAAGATGCGTCATCTGTGGCTATTTCGCCGCTAATTAAACCGGCTGTTATTACCGAGCCGGTGAAGTACGATACCGATGACCCGGCCATTTGGGTGAACAAGTCTGATCCCTCAAAGAGCTTGGTCATCGGTACGGATAAAGATGCAGATGGTGCTTTATATGTATATGATCTCAATGGTAAGATCGTTGCTGATAAGGTGGTACATGGTTTAAAACGGCCAAATAATGTAGACCTGGCCTATGGACTGATGCTGGGCGGTAAACCTACCGATATTGCCATCACTACTGAAAGGTTGAGCCACAAATTACGCATTTATTCGCTGCCGGATATGAAGCCCGTTGATAACGGCGGCATCGAAGTTTTTGTGGGAGAAGAGGGATTTGAATATCGCGACCTGATGGGCATATCCATATACACCGCTAAGGATGGTGAAATGTACGCCATTGCCGGTAGAAAAAACGGACCCAAAACCGGCGGCTATCTATGGCAGTACCTTTTAACCGACGATGGCACAGGTAATGTAAAAGCAACGCTTGTGCGAAAGTTTGGCGAATACAGCGGCAAAAAAGAAATAGAGGCGATCATGGTAGATAATGAGCTGGGCTATATTTATTACTCTGACGAGCAAACCGGCGTGCGTCAGTACTATGCCGACCCGAAAAAGGGGGATAAGCAGCTGGCTATATTTGGAACCACCGGCTTTAAGGCTGACCATGAAGGTATCTCTTTGTACAAAACGACTGATAGTACCGGTTACATCTTAGTATCAGATCAGGGGGCCAGCCGTTTCCAGGTGTTTAGCAGGGAAGGTACCAAAGCAAAACCCTTCGAACATCAACTCCTTAAAATTGCTAATGTTGCCGCACAGCAAAGCGACGGAAGCGATGTGGTGAATATGCCGCTGAATAATACATTTAAACACGGCTTATTTGTAGCCATGAGTAACGATAAAACATTTCATTTTTACCGTTGGGAAGATATTGCCGGGAAAGATCTGGTAGTGAAAGCGAAGTAA
- a CDS encoding sorbosone dehydrogenase, producing MKNNKILRTLPALAFAGLSILFVACNGDKAKTADSNDTTSASADTSGPGLTLPAGFTASVIAKDLGVTRHIAISPQGGIYLKRNSGKETKGGILYLTENNGKATVKSQFGDFGGTGIYLKNGYLYASSDEEVFRYKLNEKNEVIDPNKPEKVVTGLISRNEHEAKAILLDDAGNLYVNIGAYSNSCQVKDRKKGSPGQPGCPILDSAGGIWQFKADKLNQTYKDGIRYATGLRNVVGMDWNKELNKLFVMQHGRDQLHELFPDLYTDKQSAVLPAECLFAINKGDNAGWPYVYYDPQQKKKLVMPEYGGDGKKEGDAKYLTPVAAFPGHLAPNGLLFYTGSQFPEKYKKGAFIAFHGSWNRAPEPQAGYFVVFQPMKDGKADGEMEVFADGFSGSAENTAKGSAKHRPCGLAQGPDGSLYVTDDTKGNLYKISYKK from the coding sequence ATGAAAAACAACAAGATCTTACGCACATTGCCTGCGCTGGCCTTTGCCGGCCTCAGCATTCTATTTGTAGCCTGCAACGGCGACAAAGCCAAAACAGCCGACTCAAACGATACCACGAGCGCTTCCGCTGACACAAGCGGACCGGGTTTAACTTTACCGGCCGGGTTTACCGCCTCGGTTATCGCCAAAGATTTAGGGGTTACCAGGCATATCGCCATTTCGCCTCAAGGCGGCATCTACCTGAAACGGAATAGCGGTAAGGAGACCAAAGGCGGTATCCTCTACCTCACAGAAAACAATGGTAAAGCTACCGTCAAATCGCAGTTTGGCGATTTCGGAGGAACAGGCATCTATTTAAAAAATGGCTACCTGTATGCCTCGTCTGATGAAGAGGTTTTCAGATATAAACTGAATGAAAAAAATGAAGTGATCGACCCAAATAAGCCGGAGAAAGTTGTAACCGGACTGATCTCCCGCAATGAGCATGAGGCGAAGGCAATCTTGTTAGACGATGCAGGTAACCTTTATGTTAACATTGGTGCTTATTCAAATTCATGCCAGGTTAAAGACCGCAAAAAAGGCTCACCAGGTCAGCCTGGTTGCCCTATACTGGATTCGGCAGGCGGCATTTGGCAATTTAAGGCCGACAAGCTCAACCAAACGTATAAAGACGGCATCCGTTATGCTACCGGCTTGCGCAATGTAGTAGGGATGGATTGGAACAAAGAACTGAACAAACTATTTGTGATGCAGCATGGACGCGACCAATTACATGAGCTATTCCCAGACTTGTATACGGATAAGCAATCAGCTGTTTTACCGGCCGAGTGCCTGTTTGCCATTAATAAAGGCGACAATGCCGGCTGGCCATATGTATACTACGACCCACAGCAGAAAAAGAAACTGGTGATGCCGGAATATGGCGGCGATGGCAAAAAAGAAGGCGATGCTAAATATTTAACACCTGTGGCGGCGTTCCCCGGTCACCTGGCACCTAATGGGTTGTTATTTTATACTGGTAGCCAGTTCCCGGAGAAATATAAGAAAGGTGCATTTATCGCCTTCCACGGATCATGGAACCGCGCACCCGAACCACAGGCCGGCTACTTTGTAGTTTTTCAACCGATGAAAGACGGCAAAGCCGATGGTGAAATGGAAGTATTTGCCGACGGCTTCTCTGGCTCAGCGGAAAATACCGCCAAAGGCAGCGCCAAACACCGCCCTTGCGGCTTGGCCCAGGGTCCAGATGGCTCGCTCTATGTGACGGATGATACCAAGGGTAATCTCTATAAGATCAGCTACAAAAAATAG
- a CDS encoding electron transporter yields MRKLAILFGIILLFAACKSSDTKRTLPIYGNRDTATKIVDGKKVVDTIYQTIPAFKFVNQYGNSITDKSLKGDIYVADFFFTTCPSICPIMHRNMLNVYKEFKNTPDVKIISHSIDPKHDSVKVLKTYADKLGISGNTWWLLQGNKEETYALSASYLVRRPEESAKEIFIHDGMFILIDKKKQIRGSYDGTDDNDVARLIADIKTLRAETNTEIAQ; encoded by the coding sequence ATGAGAAAACTAGCTATATTATTTGGAATAATCCTCCTTTTCGCTGCCTGTAAAAGCAGCGATACTAAACGCACCCTGCCTATTTATGGCAACAGGGATACTGCTACAAAAATTGTCGATGGCAAAAAAGTGGTGGATACTATTTACCAAACTATTCCCGCTTTTAAGTTTGTAAACCAGTACGGCAATAGCATCACTGATAAAAGCCTTAAAGGTGATATCTATGTAGCCGATTTCTTTTTTACCACCTGCCCGTCTATCTGCCCTATTATGCATCGCAATATGCTTAATGTTTATAAGGAGTTTAAAAATACGCCTGATGTAAAAATCATCTCACACAGTATCGACCCGAAACATGATAGCGTAAAAGTGCTTAAAACCTATGCCGATAAATTGGGCATTAGTGGTAATACCTGGTGGTTGCTGCAGGGAAATAAAGAAGAAACTTATGCGCTTAGCGCAAGCTACCTGGTTCGCCGGCCCGAAGAAAGCGCCAAGGAGATCTTTATCCATGATGGCATGTTTATCCTTATCGACAAGAAAAAGCAAATTCGTGGCAGTTATGATGGTACCGACGATAACGATGTGGCCCGACTCATAGCTGATATTAAAACGCTGAGAGCTGAAACCAATACGGAAATTGCGCAATGA
- a CDS encoding proline hydroxylase, with protein MDSNALSNEQIEAYKRDGYLVVKQFCTDTEIEKLYSTAVSDDAMRKNALDLNDQSGKKTRLSLWFTPGNDVFGYLTRSKRMIIPVAQLLGGHAAVCHFHSKLMQKEPRVGGAWEWHQDYGYWYKNQFMFPDEMLSVMVALTDADQQNGCLQVIKGSHKLGRLNHGFSGEQVGADMTMVNNALQTMDLVYCEIKAGDALFFHSNLLHRSEANLSDKPRWSVISCYSLQSNLAYNETSTSWQKPVEIVPDEAILEWQAGPLSNNDFLAKDNDPALKETGWEK; from the coding sequence ATGGATAGCAACGCACTCAGCAATGAACAGATCGAAGCGTATAAGCGCGACGGCTATTTAGTGGTAAAGCAATTCTGCACCGATACAGAAATTGAAAAGCTATACAGCACTGCTGTTAGTGACGATGCCATGCGTAAAAATGCATTGGATTTAAATGATCAATCCGGCAAAAAAACAAGGTTGTCCTTGTGGTTTACACCGGGAAACGATGTATTTGGTTATCTAACGCGAAGTAAGCGAATGATAATTCCCGTGGCGCAACTGTTGGGCGGGCATGCTGCGGTGTGCCACTTTCACTCTAAATTAATGCAGAAGGAACCCAGAGTTGGTGGCGCTTGGGAATGGCACCAGGATTATGGTTATTGGTATAAAAACCAGTTTATGTTTCCCGATGAAATGTTGAGCGTTATGGTTGCCCTAACTGATGCTGATCAACAGAACGGCTGCCTGCAGGTAATTAAAGGATCGCATAAACTGGGGCGGCTAAATCATGGGTTTTCCGGCGAGCAGGTAGGTGCAGATATGACGATGGTTAACAACGCCCTCCAAACAATGGACCTGGTTTACTGTGAGATCAAGGCAGGGGATGCTTTATTTTTCCATAGTAACCTGTTGCACCGGTCTGAGGCTAATTTATCCGACAAGCCGCGCTGGTCTGTTATCAGCTGTTATTCGCTGCAATCAAACCTGGCTTATAATGAAACATCCACCTCTTGGCAAAAACCTGTGGAAATTGTACCTGATGAAGCCATTTTAGAATGGCAAGCAGGTCCCTTATCTAATAATGATTTCCTTGCGAAAGATAACGACCCGGCCCTCAAGGAAACAGGCTGGGAGAAGTAG